From the Anopheles bellator unplaced genomic scaffold, idAnoBellAS_SP24_06.2 scaffold00706_ctg1, whole genome shotgun sequence genome, the window AGAAATTGACACAGATAGGGGAGAGATTTTCTAACCCATACAATTCCGTTATGGGACGTTGtgattgttgttatttttactaCTACGGTCCCGGCCAACTCGGGGTCGAATGGCCGCCGGCGTTCGGCATCGGTCACAGTTGTAGATTGGTGCTCGAGCGCACAGCATAACTAGCTTcctcttccgattccgaccgaTTACCATTCTTCTGCTTCTCGTGCTCTCGGATATCCTCCGACGGTATACCTTCCATGCCGTAGATTTCAATCACTATGTTTGACCGATTCGGCAGGGAGTTGGGCACtttgtcgatcgattcgttATGCACCTGCATACAGTGTATGGAGAGACCGGGTCCCGTATACAGCTTTTTGTGGCAAATGTCGCATCTGAAGTGTTTCGCTTTCTGATGCTGGACCAGGATTTTTTCGTCGTCAAACTC encodes:
- the LOC131214360 gene encoding BUB3-interacting and GLEBS motif-containing protein ZNF207-like encodes the protein MGRKKKKASKPWCWYCNREFDDEKILVQHQKAKHFRCDICHKKLYTGPGLSIHCMQVHNESIDKVPNSLPNRSNIVIEIYGMEGIPSEDIREHEKQKNGNRSESEEEASYAVRSSTNLQL